The following proteins are co-located in the Carassius auratus strain Wakin chromosome 7, ASM336829v1, whole genome shotgun sequence genome:
- the cct7 gene encoding T-complex protein 1 subunit eta has product MMPTPVILLKEGTDSSQGIPQLISNINACQVVAEAVRTTLGPRGMDKLVVDNRGKATISNDGATILKLLDVVHPAAKTLVDIARSQDAEVGDGTTSVTLLAAEFLKQLKPYVEEGLHPQTIIRAFRIATQLAVKKIKEIAVTIKKDDKHEQRGLLEKCAATALNSKLIAGQKDFFSKMVVDAVMMLDDLLPLKMIGVKKVQGGALEDSQLVAGVAFKKTFSYAGFEMQPKRYVNPKIALLNIELELKAEKDNAEVRVNSVEDYQAIVDAEWNILYDKLEKIYKSGAKVVLSKLPIGDVATQFFADRDLFCAGRVVEEDLKRTMMACGGSIQTSVGALTDDVLGQCELFEEVQVGGERYNFFKGCPKAKTCTIILRGGAEQFMEETDRSLHDAIMIVRRAIKNDSIVAGGGAIEMELSKYLRDYSRTIPGKQQLLIGAYAKALEIIPRQLCDNAGFDATNILNKLRAKHAQGGMWYGVDVNNEDIADNFQACVWEPSIVRINALTAASEAACLILSVDETIKNPRSSADGPAPSAGRGRGRGRPPHAH; this is encoded by the exons ATGATG CCCACTCCAGTCATCCTCCTGAAGGAGGGCACAGACTCCTCTCAGGGGATCCCACAGCTCATCAGTAACATCAATGCCTGCCAGGTTGTGGCAGAGGCTGTGCGGACCACCCTCGGCCCCCGTGGCATGGACAAGCTTGTGGTAGATAACAGAG GCAAAGCCACTATTTCTAATGATGGAGCCACAATCCTGAAGCTTTTGGATGTTGTACACCCTGCAGCCAAGACTCTGGTAGACATTGCCAGATCTCAGGATGCTGAG GTTGGTGATGGCACCACCTCAGTGACTCTGCTTGCTGCTGAGTTTCTGAAGCAGTTAAAGCCATACGTAGAGGAGGGTCTTCACCCCCAGACCATCATCAGAGCGTTCCGCATCGCCACACAGCTCGCTGTCAAAAAGATCAAAGAAATCGCTGTTACCATCAAGAAGGATGACAAGCA TGAGCAGAGGGGGTTGTTGGAGAAGTGTGCTGCTACGGCTCTGAACTCCAAGCTGATTGCAGGACAGAAGGATTTCTTCTCCAAGATGGTGGTGGATGCAGTGATGATGCTGGATGATCTACTTCCTCTGAAGATGATTGGAGTGAAGAAGGTGCAGGGCGGCGCTCTGGAG GACTCTCAGCTTGTAGCTGGTGTGGCATTCAAGAAGACCTTCTCCTACGCTGGCTTTGAGATGCAGCCCAAGCGCTATGTGAACCCGAAAATCGCACTGCTCAACATTGAGTTGGAGTTAAAGGCAGAGAAGGATAATGCAGAAGTCCGTGTCAACTCTGTGGAG GACTATCAGGCCATTGTTGATGCTGAATGGAACATCCTGTACGATAAGTTGGAGAAGATCTACAAATCTGGTGCTAAAGTGGTGCTGTCAAAGCTGCCCATTGGAGATGTTGCTACACAATTCTTTGCAGACAGAGATCTGTTCTGTGCAGGCCGTGTTGTGGAGGAAGATCTTAAGAGAACTATGATG GCCTGTGGTGGCTCTATTCAGACCAGTGTCGGTGCCCTGACTGATGATGTGCTTGGACAGTGTGAGCTGTTTGAAGAAGTGCAGGTTGGAGGAgaaag ATACAACTTCTTCAAAGGCTGCCCGAAGGCCAAGACCTGCACCATCATCCTGAGGGGTGGTGCAGAGCAGTTCATGGAGGAAACTGATCGCTCACTGCACGATGCCATCATGATTGTGCGCAGAGCAATCAAG AATGACTCTATTGTTGCTGGAGGTGGCGCTATTGAGATGGAGCTGTCAAAGTATCTGAGGGATTATTCTAGAACAATTCCAGGGAAGCAGCAGCTGCTGATCGGAGCCTATGCCAAAGCCCTGGAGATTATTCCCAGACAGCTGTGTGACAACGCAGGCTTTGATGCTACCAATATCCTGAACAAACTGAGGGCCAAGCATGCACAG GGTGGTATGTGGTATGGAGTGGACGTGAATAATGAAGATATAGCAGACAACTTCCAGGCTTGTGTATGGGAGCCCTCTATTGTGCGTATCAATGCCCTGACCGCTGCCTCTGAAGCTGCGTGTCTCATCCTCTCAGTGGATGAGACCATCAAGAACCCTCGCTCTTCTGCTGATGGCCCAGCACCATCTGCTGGCAGAGGAAGAGGTCGCGGTAGACCCCCACACGCTCACTAA